From Domibacillus sp. DTU_2020_1001157_1_SI_ALB_TIR_016, a single genomic window includes:
- a CDS encoding electron transfer flavoprotein subunit alpha/FixB family protein — translation MPKKIMAVGEIREGQLRRVSFETIAAAKAAAEGGEVVGVLIGKEAGALAEEMIQYGADRVRTAEDEKLGHYTPDGFASAIIAAVEQEQPDGIFFGHTALGKDLAPKIAAQLDAGLVSDVTALEVRSGEVVFTRPIYAGKAFQKVTVPEGLLLAAIRPNNIEPCPRDRTRSGDVSPLSFPVKDIRVVIEEIVRKSAGSVDLSEAKVIVAGGRGVKSTEGFRPLQELADVLGGAVGASRGACDAGYCDYSLQIGQTGKVVTPDLYIACGISGAIQHLAGMSNSKVIVAVNKDPDAEIFKVADYGIVGDLFEVVPMLTEELKKIKAVSP, via the coding sequence ATGCCAAAGAAAATCATGGCAGTAGGGGAAATAAGAGAAGGACAGCTCCGCCGTGTTTCTTTTGAAACCATTGCTGCTGCAAAAGCCGCTGCAGAGGGCGGGGAAGTGGTCGGTGTTCTGATTGGCAAAGAGGCCGGTGCTCTTGCTGAAGAAATGATTCAATATGGTGCAGACCGGGTGCGGACAGCAGAAGATGAAAAGCTCGGTCACTACACACCAGACGGATTTGCCAGCGCGATAATTGCGGCTGTTGAGCAGGAGCAGCCAGATGGCATTTTCTTCGGGCATACAGCGCTCGGCAAGGATTTAGCTCCCAAAATCGCTGCACAGCTGGATGCAGGGCTCGTTTCGGATGTGACGGCTCTCGAAGTAAGGAGCGGAGAGGTTGTATTTACAAGACCTATTTATGCGGGCAAGGCTTTTCAAAAAGTAACTGTTCCTGAAGGCCTTTTGCTGGCGGCCATCCGGCCGAATAACATTGAGCCATGCCCAAGGGATCGGACGCGTTCCGGAGATGTTTCTCCTCTTTCTTTTCCGGTTAAAGATATCCGCGTTGTGATCGAGGAGATCGTTCGAAAATCAGCAGGAAGTGTGGATCTTTCAGAAGCAAAAGTGATTGTAGCCGGCGGACGAGGGGTAAAAAGCACGGAAGGCTTCCGGCCGCTGCAAGAGCTGGCGGATGTTCTGGGCGGAGCCGTTGGTGCTTCAAGGGGGGCCTGTGATGCCGGCTATTGTGACTATTCTCTGCAAATTGGACAGACGGGCAAGGTGGTAACCCCTGATTTATACATTGCCTGTGGCATTTCCGGAGCCATTCAGCATTTGGCCGGAATGTCCAATTCAAAAGTGATTGTAGCAGTCAATAAAGACCCGGATGCAGAGATTTTTAAGGTGGCAGATTACGGAATTGTCGGTGACTTATTTGAGGTAGTCCCGATGCTGACGGAAGAGCTGAAAAAAATAAAGGCGGTGAGCCCCTGA
- the trxA gene encoding thioredoxin, with protein MAIVKATDANFSTETGSGLVLADFWAPWCGPCKMIAPVLEELDSEMSEKVKIVKIDVDENQQTAGEYGVMSIPTLILFKDGQPVDKVIGFQPKEALEELINRNA; from the coding sequence ATGGCAATTGTAAAAGCGACTGATGCAAACTTCTCGACTGAAACAGGAAGCGGACTTGTTCTTGCGGATTTCTGGGCACCTTGGTGCGGACCGTGCAAAATGATTGCGCCTGTTCTTGAAGAATTAGATTCTGAAATGAGCGAAAAAGTAAAAATCGTCAAAATTGACGTTGATGAAAACCAACAAACTGCTGGCGAATACGGCGTAATGAGTATCCCGACACTGATCTTGTTCAAAGACGGCCAGCCGGTCGATAAAGTGATTGGATTCCAGCCAAAAGAAGCGCTTGAAGAACTAATCAACCGCAACGCGTAA
- a CDS encoding DUF350 domain-containing protein: MTGFWENQYVQMAGYYSIATICIIICLAIFELVTSYRNWEEIKKGNMAVAMATGGKIFGIANVFHHSILHNDSVLTMAGWGIFGFILLLAGYFMFEFLTPSFNVDKEIQRDNRAVGFISFIISAGLSYMIGAALL; encoded by the coding sequence GTTTTTGGGAAAACCAATATGTGCAGATGGCGGGCTATTACAGCATTGCAACCATCTGTATTATTATCTGCCTGGCTATATTTGAACTGGTCACATCGTATCGGAATTGGGAAGAAATCAAAAAAGGCAATATGGCAGTAGCCATGGCAACTGGAGGCAAAATCTTCGGTATTGCCAACGTTTTTCACCATTCTATTTTGCATAATGATTCTGTTTTAACCATGGCGGGATGGGGCATTTTCGGCTTTATCCTGCTATTGGCCGGCTATTTTATGTTTGAGTTTCTGACGCCGAGCTTTAACGTAGACAAAGAAATCCAGCGTGATAACCGGGCTGTCGGCTTTATTTCATTTATCATTTCTGCAGGCCTCTCATACATGATTGGCGCTGCGCTTTTGTAA
- a CDS encoding long-chain-fatty-acid--CoA ligase, with protein sequence MSEKPWLIHYPKEIPAALDYPKDPLSSFLTKAAAKYPDKTAIHFLGKELSYKELHESALKLAFYFKKLGIQKGDRIGIMLPNTPQAVISFYAILYTGAVVVQFNPLYKEREIEYQLKDCGAKVMIVLDLLYPRVQKIIHHTNVQHLIVTAIKDYLPFPKNVLYPFIQKKQTGISVSIENRYNNHFFTSIMEEIEAKEEALEVDIENDLAVLQYTGGTTGFPKGVVLTHQNLVANASMCGAWMYKYRPGGEVILGVIPFFHVYGMTTVMILGVMQGYKMVLLPKFDVKTTLKTIHKQKPTIFPGAPTIYIGLLNAPRLQKYDLSSIDSCISGSAPLPVEVQEKFERATGGKLVEGYGLTETSPVTHANFIWEKRVKGSVGVPWPDTEAVILSLQTGKPVDQPGERGEIAVRGPQVMKGYWNRPEETEQCFQDGWLLTGDIGYMDEDGFFYVVDRKKDMIIAGGFNIYPREVEEVLYEHEDVQEAVVAGVPDPYRGETVKAFIVLKEGRHTAAEELDKYCRTHLAAFKVPRIYEFRDELPKTAVGKILRRVLIEEEKQKTD encoded by the coding sequence ATGTCCGAAAAACCGTGGCTGATTCATTATCCAAAGGAAATTCCCGCTGCGCTGGATTACCCGAAGGATCCGCTGTCATCGTTTCTAACGAAAGCCGCTGCGAAGTATCCCGATAAAACGGCTATTCATTTTCTTGGGAAAGAATTATCTTATAAAGAGCTTCATGAATCCGCACTGAAACTTGCCTTCTATTTTAAAAAACTCGGTATTCAAAAAGGCGATCGTATCGGTATTATGCTTCCCAATACGCCACAGGCTGTGATCAGCTTTTACGCTATTTTGTACACAGGGGCAGTCGTTGTCCAGTTCAATCCGCTTTACAAAGAACGGGAAATTGAGTATCAATTAAAAGATTGTGGTGCCAAAGTGATGATTGTCCTCGACCTTCTTTATCCACGCGTTCAAAAAATCATTCACCATACAAACGTGCAGCACTTGATTGTAACCGCTATCAAAGACTATCTGCCCTTTCCAAAAAACGTCCTTTATCCCTTTATTCAAAAAAAGCAAACTGGCATCTCGGTAAGTATAGAAAACCGTTATAACAATCACTTTTTCACATCTATTATGGAAGAGATCGAAGCAAAAGAAGAAGCCTTGGAAGTGGATATTGAAAACGATCTGGCCGTTTTGCAGTACACAGGAGGTACGACGGGCTTTCCAAAGGGTGTGGTCCTAACTCACCAAAATCTTGTGGCAAACGCTTCAATGTGCGGCGCATGGATGTACAAATACCGCCCTGGCGGGGAAGTGATTTTAGGCGTCATTCCTTTTTTCCATGTATACGGCATGACAACCGTGATGATTTTAGGCGTTATGCAAGGATATAAAATGGTACTGCTGCCGAAGTTTGATGTGAAAACAACCTTAAAAACGATTCATAAGCAAAAGCCGACTATTTTTCCGGGGGCGCCGACGATTTACATTGGTCTGCTTAACGCTCCACGCTTACAAAAGTATGATTTATCTTCTATTGATTCATGTATCAGCGGTTCAGCGCCGCTGCCGGTTGAGGTGCAGGAAAAGTTTGAGCGGGCCACAGGCGGAAAGCTTGTTGAAGGATATGGCTTAACAGAAACCTCTCCCGTTACCCATGCTAATTTTATCTGGGAAAAGCGTGTAAAAGGAAGTGTCGGCGTTCCATGGCCGGATACAGAAGCAGTGATTTTATCACTGCAAACCGGAAAGCCGGTGGATCAGCCGGGAGAGCGCGGAGAAATTGCTGTCCGCGGCCCGCAGGTGATGAAAGGATATTGGAACCGGCCGGAAGAAACGGAACAGTGTTTTCAAGACGGCTGGCTGTTAACGGGAGACATTGGCTATATGGATGAAGACGGCTTCTTTTATGTAGTCGATCGAAAAAAAGACATGATTATCGCAGGAGGATTTAATATATATCCGCGCGAAGTAGAAGAAGTACTCTATGAGCACGAAGACGTCCAAGAGGCCGTAGTGGCAGGTGTTCCAGATCCATACCGCGGTGAAACAGTCAAAGCTTTTATCGTCTTGAAAGAAGGTCGGCATACAGCTGCAGAAGAGCTCGACAAATACTGCCGGACACATTTAGCCGCTTTTAAAGTACCCCGGATTTATGAATTCCGTGACGAGTTGCCGAAAACAGCTGTCGGTAAAATTTTACGCCGCGTGCTCATTGAAGAAGAAAAGCAAAAAACGGACTAA
- the uvrC gene encoding excinuclease ABC subunit UvrC: MNELIQHKLALLPDESGCYLMKDRHGTVIYVGKAKVLKNRVRSYFTGSHDAKTTRLVSEIVDFEYIITSSDLEALILELNLIKKYDPKYNIMLKDDKSYPFIKLTAERHPRLIITRKVKKDKGKYFGPYPNAYAASETKKLLDRLYPLRKCSTLPDRVCLYYHMGQCLAPCVKEVPADTYKEMAAEITRFLNGGHQEVKKALTAKMEEAAEKLEFERAKEYRDQISHIDTLMEKQKINMADLTDRDVFGYTVDKGWMCVQVFFVRQGRLIERDVSTFPIYSEPEEEFLTFLGRFYEAPEHFKPKEILLPDAVDADLAGQLIGVPVTKPQRGKKKELVELAGNNAKAALKEKFALIDRDEERTIKAAEQLGEVMNIHVPRRIEAFDNSNIQGTAPVSAMIVFIDGKPEKKEYRKYKIKTVKGPDDYGSMREVVRRRYTRVLREGLPLPDLIIIDGGKGQIEAARDVLLDELGLDIPVAGLAKDERHRTSQLLYGSPLQIVPLAHNSQPFYLLQRIQDEVHRFAITFHRQIRGKGAFQSILDDIEGVGPQRKKQLLKAFGSLKKLKDASKEEIMAAGIPAKTAEAVMAALNEE; the protein is encoded by the coding sequence ATGAATGAACTGATCCAGCATAAACTGGCTCTCCTGCCGGATGAATCTGGATGCTATTTAATGAAGGACCGGCACGGGACAGTGATTTATGTGGGAAAAGCAAAAGTGCTGAAGAACCGGGTCCGTTCCTATTTTACCGGCTCGCATGATGCGAAAACAACGAGACTGGTCAGTGAAATTGTAGACTTTGAATATATTATTACTTCCTCGGATCTTGAAGCGCTTATTTTAGAGCTGAACTTAATTAAAAAATACGATCCAAAGTATAATATCATGCTTAAGGACGACAAAAGTTATCCGTTTATTAAGCTGACTGCAGAGCGGCATCCGCGCCTCATTATCACGAGGAAGGTAAAAAAAGACAAAGGGAAGTACTTTGGCCCGTACCCGAATGCGTATGCTGCATCGGAAACAAAAAAGCTCCTGGACCGCTTGTATCCGCTCCGCAAATGCTCAACACTGCCTGACCGCGTTTGTCTGTATTACCATATGGGGCAGTGTCTCGCTCCTTGTGTAAAAGAAGTGCCAGCTGATACGTATAAAGAAATGGCAGCGGAAATTACCCGCTTTTTAAATGGCGGCCATCAAGAAGTGAAAAAAGCCTTAACCGCAAAAATGGAAGAAGCAGCGGAAAAGCTTGAATTTGAACGCGCAAAAGAATATCGTGATCAAATTTCTCATATCGACACCCTGATGGAAAAGCAAAAAATCAACATGGCCGACCTTACTGATCGTGATGTTTTTGGCTATACAGTCGATAAAGGCTGGATGTGTGTGCAGGTGTTTTTTGTGCGTCAGGGACGCTTAATTGAACGGGATGTGTCCACTTTTCCTATTTATAGTGAGCCTGAAGAAGAATTTTTAACATTTCTTGGCCGTTTTTATGAGGCGCCGGAGCATTTTAAGCCGAAGGAGATTCTTCTTCCGGACGCTGTTGATGCAGATCTTGCCGGCCAGCTGATCGGTGTGCCGGTTACAAAGCCGCAGCGGGGCAAGAAAAAGGAATTGGTGGAGCTTGCAGGCAACAACGCAAAAGCGGCTTTAAAAGAAAAATTTGCGTTAATTGACCGGGACGAGGAAAGAACGATCAAAGCGGCTGAGCAGCTTGGCGAAGTCATGAATATTCATGTTCCCCGTCGAATTGAAGCATTTGATAACTCAAACATCCAGGGAACAGCACCGGTATCGGCGATGATTGTCTTTATTGACGGGAAGCCTGAAAAAAAAGAATATCGAAAATATAAAATTAAAACTGTAAAAGGGCCCGATGATTACGGCTCTATGCGGGAAGTAGTGCGGCGCCGGTATACTCGTGTGCTGCGGGAAGGGCTGCCGCTGCCTGATTTAATTATTATCGATGGCGGGAAAGGGCAGATAGAAGCAGCGCGCGATGTATTGCTAGATGAGCTTGGGCTTGATATCCCGGTCGCCGGCCTCGCAAAAGACGAGCGTCACCGCACCTCCCAGCTTCTTTATGGAAGCCCGCTGCAAATTGTGCCGCTTGCGCACAACAGCCAGCCATTTTATTTACTTCAGCGTATTCAGGATGAAGTGCACCGGTTTGCGATTACCTTCCATCGGCAAATCCGGGGCAAAGGTGCTTTCCAATCTATTTTAGATGACATAGAGGGCGTGGGGCCGCAGCGGAAAAAGCAGCTGTTAAAGGCATTTGGCTCTCTTAAAAAACTAAAAGATGCATCAAAAGAAGAAATCATGGCGGCTGGGATTCCAGCCAAAACAGCCGAAGCCGTTATGGCAGCTCTAAATGAAGAATAG
- a CDS encoding TetR/AcrR family transcriptional regulator — MQRNKPKYHQIIDAAVVAIAENGYHQAQVSKIARQAGVADGTIYLYFKNKEDILISLFQEKMGTFIQKTSEIIETKQTAAEQLELLVQNHFGLLAEDPHLAVVTQLELRQSNKELRLKINEVLKSYLQLIEQILQKGVQNGEFNAVLNIRLSRQMVFGTLDEMVTTWVMNDQKYNLAASAEEVTRMLLNGFSGR, encoded by the coding sequence ATGCAGCGAAACAAACCAAAATACCATCAAATCATCGATGCCGCCGTTGTCGCTATTGCCGAGAACGGATACCATCAAGCACAAGTATCGAAAATAGCCCGGCAGGCCGGTGTCGCGGATGGAACCATCTATTTATACTTTAAAAACAAAGAAGATATTTTAATTTCATTGTTCCAGGAAAAAATGGGGACATTTATCCAAAAAACAAGTGAAATTATTGAAACGAAGCAAACAGCAGCTGAGCAGCTGGAGCTGCTTGTCCAAAACCACTTCGGGCTTCTTGCAGAAGATCCCCATCTGGCGGTTGTAACCCAGTTAGAACTGCGTCAGTCCAATAAGGAGCTGCGTTTGAAAATCAATGAAGTGTTAAAATCATACTTGCAGCTGATCGAACAAATTTTACAAAAGGGAGTCCAAAACGGCGAGTTCAACGCGGTCTTAAATATACGCCTGTCCCGGCAAATGGTATTCGGAACACTCGATGAAATGGTCACTACCTGGGTGATGAATGACCAAAAGTATAACCTGGCTGCTTCAGCGGAAGAAGTAACCAGGATGCTGTTAAATGGTTTTTCCGGCCGTTAA
- a CDS encoding YslB family protein, with the protein MTIENEEQGLVEAPKASVSVFGYELIRDVLLGDLLGNDAAEILYWGGKTLARRFPCANTEELTAFFKEAGWGTIELVKETRKEWVYRLSGSLVERRFTVQADPAFTLESGFIAEQAAARFESNAEAICQLHKKNKHVEITVKWE; encoded by the coding sequence TTGACTATTGAAAACGAAGAACAGGGACTCGTTGAAGCACCGAAAGCGTCCGTTTCTGTCTTTGGCTATGAACTGATACGGGATGTTTTACTTGGCGATCTGCTCGGAAATGACGCGGCTGAAATCTTATATTGGGGCGGAAAAACGCTGGCGCGGCGCTTTCCTTGTGCAAATACAGAAGAATTGACAGCTTTTTTCAAAGAAGCCGGCTGGGGTACAATTGAACTTGTAAAAGAAACGAGAAAAGAATGGGTCTACCGCTTATCTGGAAGTTTAGTTGAACGGCGGTTTACCGTGCAGGCAGATCCTGCTTTTACGCTTGAAAGCGGCTTTATTGCGGAACAGGCAGCAGCCCGTTTTGAGTCGAACGCTGAAGCAATTTGTCAATTACATAAGAAAAATAAGCATGTCGAAATTACGGTAAAATGGGAATAG
- a CDS encoding electron transfer flavoprotein subunit beta/FixA family protein translates to MNLYVLIKRTFDTEEKIFISDGSIQEDGAEFIINPYDEYAIEEAIKIRDAHGGEVTVITVGTDEAEKQLRTALAMGADKAVLINIEEEIEDGDAFTTARVLTEYLKNKKADLILAGNVTIDGGSGQVGPRVAESLGIVCVSTITKIEINGRQVLITRDVEGDTEKVKTTLPLLVTCQQGLNDPRYPSLPGIMKAKKKPLEECELDDLQLEEDDAAPKTKTVEVFMPPQKTAGRILQGELAGQVSELVTLLRSEAHVI, encoded by the coding sequence ATGAACTTATATGTTTTAATAAAAAGAACATTTGATACAGAAGAAAAAATCTTTATTTCAGACGGAAGTATTCAAGAAGACGGAGCCGAATTTATTATCAATCCATATGATGAATATGCAATTGAAGAAGCCATCAAAATCCGGGATGCGCACGGAGGAGAAGTAACCGTTATAACTGTCGGTACGGACGAAGCTGAAAAGCAGCTTCGAACAGCTCTCGCCATGGGTGCAGACAAAGCCGTGCTTATCAATATAGAAGAAGAGATCGAGGATGGGGATGCCTTTACCACAGCCCGAGTTTTGACCGAGTATTTAAAAAACAAAAAAGCAGATCTTATTTTGGCGGGAAACGTCACGATTGACGGAGGCAGCGGTCAGGTCGGACCACGTGTAGCAGAGAGTCTCGGCATAGTCTGCGTGTCGACCATTACAAAAATAGAAATAAACGGAAGGCAAGTTTTGATCACCCGGGATGTAGAAGGTGATACCGAAAAAGTAAAAACAACACTGCCGCTTCTTGTAACCTGTCAGCAAGGGTTAAACGACCCCCGTTATCCTTCTTTGCCTGGCATTATGAAAGCGAAAAAAAAGCCGCTTGAAGAATGCGAGCTCGACGACCTTCAACTCGAGGAAGACGATGCAGCGCCCAAAACAAAAACCGTTGAAGTATTTATGCCGCCCCAAAAAACAGCCGGACGCATTCTGCAGGGAGAGTTAGCCGGACAGGTCAGTGAGCTGGTCACATTGCTCCGCTCTGAAGCACATGTCATTTGA